The Trichosurus vulpecula isolate mTriVul1 chromosome 4, mTriVul1.pri, whole genome shotgun sequence genome contains a region encoding:
- the LOC118847785 gene encoding NADH dehydrogenase [ubiquinone] 1 alpha subcomplex subunit 3-like has product MAGRPGQFLKEAWAKEPVLTVSFAIGTLALLMPPLSPYTKYIGMTNRVTPYNYPVPVRDDGNMPNIPSHLQDPQGPSLQWLKNL; this is encoded by the coding sequence ATGGCAGGCAGACCAGGCCAGTTCCTGAAGGAGGCCTGGGCCAAGGAGCCGGTGCTGACCGTGTCCTTTGCCATCGGTACCCTAGCTCTGCTCATGCCCCCTCTGAGCCCCTATACTAAGTACATAGGCATGACCAACCGTGTGACCCCCTACAACTACCCTGTTCCCGTCCGAGATGATGGCAACATGCCCAACATCCCCAGCCACCTCCAGGATCCCCAGGGGCCTTCTCTCCAATGGCTGAAGAATCTGTGA